The Rathayibacter sp. VKM Ac-2759 DNA window TCATCCAGGCCGCGCCGGACGAGATTCGACAGGTTGCCCTCGATCGCAACGACCTCAACCGGTACAAGGCCATCACGGAGAACCTCGAAGCCTCGCTGATCGGTCTGACGACCGGTGGCCGGCTGGGGGAGATCTTCTCCCGCCAGACCACTACCCCGATGCGGCGGGACCGCCCGGTGGTCTACGACGTGTCCTCGATCGATGACTCCGAAGGCGATCTACAGGCCAGCATCCTCCTCGCCTGCTGGTCCGCCGGATTCGGAACCGTCAACGTGGCGTCCGCTCTCGCGGAGGCAGGGTTGGAGCCGCGCCGGCACTACTTCGTGATCCTGGACGAGCTGTGGCGGGCGCTGCGCGCCGGCCGCGGCATGGTCGATCGCGTCGACGCGCTTACCCGCCTGAACCGTGCCCGCGGTGTGGGCCTGGCGATGATCAGCCACACGATGAGCGACCTCCTCGCCCTGGCCTCGCAGGAGGACCAGATGAAAGCCCGCGGGTTCGTGGAACGCTCCGGCATGGTCATCTGCGGCGGACTCCCCGGCGCGGAAATGCCGCTGCTGACCTCCGCGGTGCCGCTGTCGAACGCGGAACAGAACATGCTCACGTCCTGGCAGGACCCGCCCGCCTGGGACCCGGTATCCGGACACGAGTCGGAGCCTCCCGGCCGCGGCCGGTTCCTGATCAAGGTCGGTGGACGACCGGGCATCCCGATCCGGGTGCAGCTCACCGCGGCGGAGCTGGACGTCAACGACACCAACAAGCTCTGGCACACCACGAGCCGCGCCGGACGGGCGAACGAGCCGCTGGCAACCGATCCGGTGGTCGTGGAGATTCTGCCGTGAACATCCTCACTGAGTCTTTCGCGATCCCCGCGGCGATCGGGGGGACGTGCATGTTCGTGGGCTCGGCCGGAAACGTGGTCCTTGACGTGATCAACCTCCGCGAAGAAGTCACGAAGGAGCACCTGCTGCACGGGGCATCCGCGCTGCTGCTGGCCGCCGCGTCAGGCTGGATGGCTTTCGCCGCATGGATGGTGATCACCGGATGACCTGTCCCTCAACGGTCGTCTACGACGGTTACCTCTGGGGCTGCTCGATGACGACGATGCTCCCGCACAGGGACCACATGACAGACCTGCCGTGCGAGTACGCCGACAACGGCCAGGCCGTCCTCACCTGGGGCACCAGCCGACAGGCGGCCCCCGGAGACGCGACGGCCCGCTATGACGGGCCGATCTACGAGCGGTGCGAGCCGCGCCGGTTCCTTTCCATGGCGCTGCCGGAAGCGGTGGCGTCATGACCCCTGGACCGCTTTTTCGCGGGCTCTTCCGCGGTCCGCTCGGGCAGACCGGCGTGATCGCGGGGCTGCTGGCTGTCGCGGTCCTCGTGGCCGTGGCGGCCACGTTCGCGTTCACCGCGGCCGTGGAGCACGCGATCCCCTCACCACACATCACTGCACCGACCGAAGGAATCGCACCATGAGCCCTCGACAGAGAAACCGAATGAGCGATCCGGCTGGTGACGGAATGCAGTGGTGGGTGTGGCCTCTCGCTGTCGCGTTCGTCGCGGCGATCGTGCTGGTGGTGGCTGTGCAGTACGGGTCACAGCGGGAGGGGATCAACCCTGACCGGCCGTCTGATCCGGTCGCGCTGCTGGCGAGCCTGTTCCGAGGGGAGCTGGTGTGGCCGGTCACCGCGACGTGGATTCTCAGCGGTATCGGCGCGGTTGTCGTCGCGTTCACGGCGTTGATCGTGTGGGCGCGGATGTCGGGCCGGAAGGGCCGGAAGACGTGCGATCACGCAATTGCTCACACGGCCGGGCCAGAGGAGCTGCGCGGGTTGCAGCGCAAGCAGGGCTTGAAGAAGTCGGCGCGGTTGGGTGTGGCGGGCAGCCCTGGCGTCCCCGTGGGACGCATGGCACCGAGCGGGATGCATCTGTACGGATCGTTCGAGGACATGACGACGCTGATCGCGGGACCGCGGACGGGAAAGTCGACGTCGTTCGTCATTCCGGCGATCATGCAGGCGCCGGGCGCGGTGGTGACGACCTCCAACAAGCGCGACGTGCTCGATGCGACTCGGGACCTGCGCGCGCAGGCCGGGGACGTGTGGGTGTTCGACCCACAGAAGGTCGCGGGAGAGAAGGCGACGTGGTGGTGGAATCCGCTGTCCTACGTCACGGACGACACCAAGGCCGCGAAGCTCGCGCAGCACTTCGCCTCCTCCATGCTCTCCGGCGCCGGGAACGGCGGTAACGACGGCTTCTGGGAGCGGCGAGGGAAGAACCTCCTCGCGAATTTCCTGCTCGCCGCGGCGGTCGGGAACCGGCCGATCACGGACGTGTACGAGTGGCTGACGAACCAGGCACGCACCGAAGCGGTCGACTACCTGCTCGCGGCCGGCTACACCCGTCAGGCGGATGCGGTGAACTTCGATCAGCAGTCGGAGGAGAAGATTCGCAACGGCGTGTACTCGACCGCGGAGGGCATGGCGTCGTGCTTGGGGAACACGGGGATCGAGGAGTGGGTGAACCCGGTCCGGGCGCCGTACGCACCCCGGCGTCGATTCGATCCGCACGAGTTCGTGCGCGGCAGCGGCACCCTCTACAGCCTGTCTCGGGAGGGTGCGGGGACTGCCGGCCCGCTGGTGACGGCGTTGACGGCCGCGACGATCGAGGCCGCGGAGGAGCTGGCGACCGCTTCCCCCGGTGGCCGGTTGCAGACCCCGATGCTGGGGATTCTGGATGAGGCGGCGAACGTGTGCCGCTGGTCCGACCTCCCGGACCTGTACTCCCACTTCGGGTCCCGCGGGATTCCGATCATGGCCGCTTTCCAGTCCTGGTCGCAGGGTGTGGCCGTATTCGGGGAAAAGGGCATGGACAAGCTGTGGTCCGCGGCGAACATGCGCATCTACGGCGGTGGTGTCGCGGAGGTCGGTTTCCTGTCCAACCTGTCCGACCTGGTGGGCACCTACGATCGCCGCTCCCGGTCGGTGAGCACCAACAAGGGTGTGCGGTCCACGTCGGACTCCATCAAACGAGACAAGATTCTCGACGTGCAGGAACTCGCGGACCTGCCACGCGGGCGGGCGGTGCTGCTGTCCTCCGGTAACCGGGCGGCGCTGCTGGCGACGGTCCCGTGGTACCAGGACCCCGACAAGAAAAAGGTTGCCGCGATCAAGGCGTCGATCGCGGCGCACGAGCCGGGCGGGAGGGCGGCATGAGCGAGACCGACCCGGCTGTCGAGTTCGACTTCGATGCCGACACCGGCGAACTCGTTCCCGCCGGGACCTCCGCGACGGACGAGCCAGAGGATGCTGACGCGGGCCTGTTCTTCGGGTCGGCTGACGAGTTCGTGCGCAAACGCCTTCGGTACATGTATCGGCGGGGCACCGCGGGACTGGGCCGGGGTCAGTTCCATTGGCTCGCGGCGTGGTGGAAAAGCGAAGAGGCGATGAGTCGCGTCGACGCTCTCTGGCGCTCCTGGGAAAAGGCACGTCTGGACCCGGGCACGGGCATGAGTGAGTGGTGGCTGAACCACTGCGACCGACACATGAGCGTGCTCCTGTCCGCGGAAGGCCCGTTCGGGCTCTCCACCGACACCAGCAAGCCCGGAGAACCGCTGCCATACACGCCTCCACCTGACCGGTACTTCGCGAAAGACAAGCAGCCGCCGGAATGACGCGTGACCTGAAACGCGGCTTGCTCCTAAGACAGTGTTTCATCACTATCACCGCCCCGCCTGCGGCTCACGTTACACAAATTGACGTAAACTTTGAACGTCATGCCCCTTACATAGTTTCAGGACTACTCAAATGAGCAAAACCTCGTTGATCGGCGCCTTCAATGGATTTTGAAGCGGTCGACATTGCCGAACTTGTCCCCGTCGCCTTAGCTTCGCTGACCACTCTCGCGGCTACAGGAATCGGATTCTTGCTCGCCGGCCTCAACGAACGTCGACGCGATACACGGGCCGCCAAGCAGGCCGCAGCCGCGCAAGTCATAACTGCGCAAGAGGAACGAACCGCACGAAAGGAAGACCGTGAAGTTGCAGCGGCAACCGCCACGCATCAACTTCGACTCGAAGTAGTACTACAACTACAAGAAGCATTGCAACGTACCGCGCGACTCGTAGGGCGCGCGATGCTTCACGACCAAGAAAAAGCCAGAGACGGTGAATTCGGAAGTCTACCCGATGGTCTCGATGAAGAGCTGTTCAATAACGCGGTTTTACTGGCCAAGTTGCGGGAGCGAATCCTTGATGAAGAGCTGCGTCGCGAGGTGCAAATTTTTCACGATCGTTCCGTCGCCCTCAGCCTCAATCCCCAACTTCTTTATGGCAACCGCACCCCTCAGCAACTAGCACGACGCACCATGGAACTACTGGGCAATTGGAATGAAGACGTTGAGCGCGTTATGAAGCACGTCGGCGCAGCGGTCCGCACAGAAATGGAGTGGAAGCCGTAATAAGTATTTTAAGGCTTATGTTGATAGCTGGCTGTGCTCGCCAGCAAAAATTCCATTTCCGCGCACGAGGCCCGTTACCGCATTACGGGCAAATGCTTGAATAGTTCTTGCATCAGAAGCGAGAACCTTCGTGCTACGTGGTGGTTAAAGCTTAGCTCGCACACTCGCCTCGAGTTCCCGTAACTCTGGGCAACCCGCGGAGATCGACGCCCATCCTTTATTCAGGCTAAGTGCCACCAACCGAGTCCTGCCGAGTCCTGGCTGACGATGATCGCTTGTAGTGACGAGCGGATCAAAGTACATTTCCTTACTGTCTCTTTCCGCCCTCACCTCCGCCCACGTTGCCGGTATGTCCGCCTTGCTACCCCACATGGCCCACACCTCGGTCTCTTCGACCGCAAGAAGAATCTCAACTTTTCCTTGCACCGAAAGAGGTAACTCGGCAACCTTGTCGGCGAAAGACGCCTTGCGGTCTCCTCGACCATCTTGTCCATCCAGTTTGTCGCGATCGAGAGCAAAGATGACGAGGTCAGCCACCTCCGCATACCTAGAGGCAAGACTTGCGAAGTGCGTTTCGACGTGCGATATTCCCCTCAGTTGAGGGCTTGTCACGACCTTAACGTTAGCCCTTGGCTTCCCGGCCGCCGTCATAACAGCCTTCACCACCGGAATCGCCACATACTGGTCGAGGGTGTGATCCTCGCACACGACACGTACCTCAAAGCTCATTACAGGCCCGCCGCATCCTGTAGCCAACCCTCTTCTTGAAGAGTCCCCAGGGAAGCACCAGACTCTGCGATGCGAATACCCGGCAAGTCCTGCAAGAGACGAACTTGCGAAGAAGAACTTTCAGCATTCCACCCGATCACGACAGCGACCCCTGCGGTTTCTGGTTCGAGGTAATCGAGGATGGAAGGGCTGTGTGTAGAAGCCAAAACCTGCGCTTCGTACTCAAACGTCGTCACTTGTTCAAGCATGGAAACCAACAGCGCAATTCTTGATGGATTGATTCCATTTTCCAGTTCTTCAATCAGCAGCGTCCGTCGACCGCTCTGCCCGACAGAAGCTAAGGCTAGAGCAGCAAATCGCAGGGTACCGTCCGATAAAGATGGAGCCGTTATCGGGTCCTCATAGGGTTCTTCTGTAACAGTCACAACGACCTCGTTGGTTGGCGATGACTGCGCCTCCAATGCGGTGATTGGTCGAGGCGTGACCTGGTTAAGCCAAGCCAGCACCGCTGTCCGCCGGGCGACAGCTTCCTCATCATGAATGTCAACTACATTTCCGTCATCGAAGTTGTAGTCAATGGGCTCGTCTGCGTCAACATTCAGCTTCCAGACCGCCGCGGCAAAGTTTTCACCATGCTCGCCCATCTCAAAACGCCCAATTGGTGAATAACGCCGAAGCACGTCGGGTTGCAACTCCAGTGGCGCGATCGATGAGAGCTCGGTACGCAAGATGTCTGCAACCTCCTCATTCTGCCGACTCTCCGCCCTCCTGCTGACGAACTGCGTAAGAATAAAATCGGTCGGAGAAAACTCGCGCTTCGGATTGATTCCGGGTGAATTTTTGTGAAATCTTGCAGAGAGAGCAGGCGCTTCCGGCTTGTTCGGAAGGGCGCCCGTCTCTGGTTGAGTGCTAAACACGTATGGCCCAGGATGGCTAGAGGACGAGAGGGATTCATTGAGAACGCGGTGATTACGAGCGTCTACTTCTACAAAATAGGTAATCACCGCTTCGTCGCCAATCGAGACTTCCGCTTCGATGGAGAAATGAGGTTTCGCGCTGAGGAAGTGAGTGGCATTGGCGCCGCCGCCTCGAATGCCCGAGATGGTTGCAGTAATAGCACCGGGAGGAGCGTGCCCCTCAATCGCATCTCGGACGGGTCGTCCTTCTCCGATCGACTTAAGGAATCGCAGGGCATCGAATAGATTACTCTTTCCCGCTCCATTACCGCCGATAATGACCGTGAACGGTGACAGGGGGATAGTTTCATCCACAAAACTTTTGAAGTTCCTGATTCTAAGCTTTGTAAGCATTCGTCCGATTCCTCAAGAATAGTCGTTTCATAATTTGCGAAGCTCGAAGGTCGGGCTATTCTCGGTCATTCTATGACCGGGGCGGTACTCGCGGGCTGGCTTTCGCTGTTCAGCGGGTGGGACCGCCCCTGTCGCGGGTGCGGGTGGGAACCGGGGTGGCCGGCGTGTTCTGGGTGGGGAACGTGGTCTTGGTGCGAACGGCGTCCTGCGGGGGCCGACCCTGGTCCATGTCGGCGCGCATGCGTGCGCGGATGTCCTCGGCGGAGGCTCCGGTGGTTGCCAGGTGTGCGGCCAGAGCGTCGCGGCGCTGCGCGCTGTCGTAGAGGTTCCCGGCGTCCGCTCGTGCCCCGGTGGCCTCCGCTGATCGGCCCGGCTCCGCGGGCGTAGCAGGCGCGGTGGCGGGGTCGACGTCGTGGCGGTGGAGGTCGGCCTGGCTGCGCGCGTCGCTGGCCAGCTCGCGCAGCTCGTCGGGTGTTGCGGTTGCGCTGCCGCCGGCCGCTGCGTCGGCGTCGTACTGGCGTGCCTGCTGTTCGAGCCTGGCCACGATGTCCTCGGGGCGCTCGTCGCTGGTGCGCTGATCGGCGGGGACGTTGGCGCGGTCGAGCTGGTCCGCGAGAGCGATGAGCTGCACGGCTTCGGTGCGCTCGCGGTCGGCGTCGACGCGCTGACCGGGTGCTTCCTGCTGCCACGTCTCGAGGAGTGCAGCGCGCGCCTGCGCAATGTCCTCCGGGGCGTGCGAGCGGATAACGGTGTCGCCGCTGTCTGCGTCGACGGCGAGCGTTTCGCGGCGCGTGTCGGCCACGTACTGCTCGTACGCGGCGGGATTGCTGCTGCGCGCCCATTCCTCCGCGAGGGAGAGGTCCGGGGCCACGCCGGCGGTCTGCGCGTATCGGAAGTCTTCGACCAGCGCCGCTTGCGCGACGCCGCTCGCGATCGCTCCCCCTTCGCCCGCTCGGGTGAGGTATTCGTCCTCGCCGCGGCGGTAGTACTCCGGCGTCTGGTCGCTGATGGCCCATTCGCGCGCACGATCCACTTCGGTGGGCTCGGGCGGCAGGGCGCGCACGTCGCGGATGAGCTGGTCGACGTCGACGCCGTACCGCTCCTGCACCTGGTCTCGGATGACCTCGCTCGCACGCGCTGCACCTTCGTCCACGCCCCGCCAGGTCTGCGCGGATTCCGCGACTGACGCGACCTCGCGAACGGTGGCGTTCTCCCACCACTCCGGACGCTCCACCACGGCGAGCTGCCCGGTCGCGCGTCCCCGCTCGGCCTCGAACCGGGCGGCAAGCTCGCGGGATTCCGCGACGCTGCGCCGTTCGGCGTCGCGCATCATCTCCTCGCGCAGTCGCGCGAACTTCTCCCCCAACTGCATGGCCACCATCAACGCGGTTCGCGCGGTGGCGTCCATTGACTCCTGCACGCCTCCGTCTGCTGCATCACTCACGACACGTCCCCCTCTTCTTTCGCGCCCGTTACCGGCCGCGTCCTGTGTCCCGTCCGCGCGTGCGCGCGTCCGGATCGATCGGCACCGCTTCGGGTGCTTTCGTCAACGGTTCAGGCACCGGCGAGCCGCTGGTCCACCCGTGGTCGGCGTCCACGAACGCCTTGCCCCGGCGTGCGCTCTCGGGCACCACCGGCGACGTCCCCGGCGCCCGGGTACCGGCCACCTGCGCCCCGGCATCCTGGACGGGCATCTGCCGTGACACGGCTTGCAGCCGCTCGACCATGACCGCCCGAATGTTGTCCGCTCGTCGCACGTCCCCGGATGCCTTGTGCATGTCGTGCAGGCGCCGACTCAACCGCACGAGTTCCCGGAGCACCAGCGCTTCCGCGGCCCGGGAATCCTTCGTCGTCGCCGCCTGCGCCAGCACCATCGCACTGCCCACCGACGACGGCCACGTGACCGGGCGAGCCTTCGTCTCGTGCGCGCGCAACTGCGCCGACCGCGCCATAGCCCGCGCCGCCTCCGCCAACGGTCCCGGCGTCGCTTCCAACCGCTGCGACCACGCCGAATATGCGCCCGCCGTCTCCTTCGCCACCCGCGCCCACGTGTCCCGATGCCCCATCGGAACACGGTCCAGTCGCGCGTTCAGCGCCGACAACTCCGCGGCGTACGTCGACCACGCATCACCCGCGGGCTGCACGAGTTCGCGGCCCGGATTCACCGGCGTGTACCGCCACGGATTCTTCGCCGTCGCGCGCCACTCGGACGCCGCCGCCGTCGCCAGTTCGGGACGATCCGGCCAGCCCTTCCGCAGCTCCGGCAACGTCAGATCGCGTGCGAGCCGGCCGCCGCCGTGCCAGATCGCTTTCTCGCCGTTCGTGGGCCGTAGCGCCACCGAATAGCCGGCGATCACGTCATCGCGTCCCGTCGCGAAACGAGGGCGCACCAGCACTCCGCTCTGCCGCAGACGACGCACGAACTCGCCCTCCTCCTGCGACGAGGACGCTGCCGCACGGACCGCTCTTTCCAAGCGCCGCATGTCCGGCTCGTCGTACCCGCGGCGCTGCGCGGACTCGCGCGCGCCAGGTCGCACCCCGCGCTCGGGATACTCCCGCTCGGGCGCCTGATAGACCTGCAATCCGTACTCGCGTTCCAGCTCACGGCTGATCATCTGGGACCGCTCAAAGTCCTTGTGCACCGACGCTTTCGTGCCGTCCTCGCGCACCAACGACACGGCAATGTGCACGTGGTCGTTGCCGTTCTTCGACAGGCCGTGACGCACCGCCACCCACCGGCAATCGGCCTTCCCGGTGTCCTCACCAGCGAACCCCATGCGCTGCACGAAATCAGTCGTGATACGGCCCCACTGCTCATCCGTGAGCTGGCCCTCCTCCGCCGACAACGACAAGGAGCAATGCCACACGTCGGCCGCCACCCGATCCTTCACGACCGCGCCGGCCGCATCGCGGACCGCTTCACCGTTCTCGTCCGTGCGCACGACATTCCGCGTCACATCGACTCCG harbors:
- a CDS encoding relaxase/mobilization nuclease domain-containing protein, translating into MSYLVGPGKTNEHVEQHLVAGDRAIMALYGHEVLDRAAAAAIAKDLDRPRQVFGVDVTRNVVRTDENGEAVRDAAGAVVKDRVAADVWHCSLSLSAEEGQLTDEQWGRITTDFVQRMGFAGEDTGKADCRWVAVRHGLSKNGNDHVHIAVSLVREDGTKASVHKDFERSQMISRELEREYGLQVYQAPEREYPERGVRPGARESAQRRGYDEPDMRRLERAVRAAASSSQEEGEFVRRLRQSGVLVRPRFATGRDDVIAGYSVALRPTNGEKAIWHGGGRLARDLTLPELRKGWPDRPELATAAASEWRATAKNPWRYTPVNPGRELVQPAGDAWSTYAAELSALNARLDRVPMGHRDTWARVAKETAGAYSAWSQRLEATPGPLAEAARAMARSAQLRAHETKARPVTWPSSVGSAMVLAQAATTKDSRAAEALVLRELVRLSRRLHDMHKASGDVRRADNIRAVMVERLQAVSRQMPVQDAGAQVAGTRAPGTSPVVPESARRGKAFVDADHGWTSGSPVPEPLTKAPEAVPIDPDARTRGRDTGRGR
- a CDS encoding TraM recognition domain-containing protein; protein product: MSDPAGDGMQWWVWPLAVAFVAAIVLVVAVQYGSQREGINPDRPSDPVALLASLFRGELVWPVTATWILSGIGAVVVAFTALIVWARMSGRKGRKTCDHAIAHTAGPEELRGLQRKQGLKKSARLGVAGSPGVPVGRMAPSGMHLYGSFEDMTTLIAGPRTGKSTSFVIPAIMQAPGAVVTTSNKRDVLDATRDLRAQAGDVWVFDPQKVAGEKATWWWNPLSYVTDDTKAAKLAQHFASSMLSGAGNGGNDGFWERRGKNLLANFLLAAAVGNRPITDVYEWLTNQARTEAVDYLLAAGYTRQADAVNFDQQSEEKIRNGVYSTAEGMASCLGNTGIEEWVNPVRAPYAPRRRFDPHEFVRGSGTLYSLSREGAGTAGPLVTALTAATIEAAEELATASPGGRLQTPMLGILDEAANVCRWSDLPDLYSHFGSRGIPIMAAFQSWSQGVAVFGEKGMDKLWSAANMRIYGGGVAEVGFLSNLSDLVGTYDRRSRSVSTNKGVRSTSDSIKRDKILDVQELADLPRGRAVLLSSGNRAALLATVPWYQDPDKKKVAAIKASIAAHEPGGRAA
- a CDS encoding ATP-binding protein, with the protein product MLTKLRIRNFKSFVDETIPLSPFTVIIGGNGAGKSNLFDALRFLKSIGEGRPVRDAIEGHAPPGAITATISGIRGGGANATHFLSAKPHFSIEAEVSIGDEAVITYFVEVDARNHRVLNESLSSSSHPGPYVFSTQPETGALPNKPEAPALSARFHKNSPGINPKREFSPTDFILTQFVSRRAESRQNEEVADILRTELSSIAPLELQPDVLRRYSPIGRFEMGEHGENFAAAVWKLNVDADEPIDYNFDDGNVVDIHDEEAVARRTAVLAWLNQVTPRPITALEAQSSPTNEVVVTVTEEPYEDPITAPSLSDGTLRFAALALASVGQSGRRTLLIEELENGINPSRIALLVSMLEQVTTFEYEAQVLASTHSPSILDYLEPETAGVAVVIGWNAESSSSQVRLLQDLPGIRIAESGASLGTLQEEGWLQDAAGL
- a CDS encoding DUF4913 domain-containing protein codes for the protein MSETDPAVEFDFDADTGELVPAGTSATDEPEDADAGLFFGSADEFVRKRLRYMYRRGTAGLGRGQFHWLAAWWKSEEAMSRVDALWRSWEKARLDPGTGMSEWWLNHCDRHMSVLLSAEGPFGLSTDTSKPGEPLPYTPPPDRYFAKDKQPPE